A DNA window from Paenibacillus andongensis contains the following coding sequences:
- a CDS encoding carbohydrate ABC transporter permease, producing the protein MDKWKRIFIYIFLSVAAFISIFPFLWMIISATNKSADVTKGRLLPGSHLVDNITNLFSKVDFLPALLSSAKISITTTVLAMLIGSLAGYGFEIYRSKAKDVVFNILLLSMMIPFAAIMVPLFQMFGGISRVIPFIGLDTVSGVVLPTFTTAFLIFFFRQNTKMFPKELLEAGRIDGLNELSLFFRIFMPTMKTTYAAAGIITFMSSWNNYLWPLIVLQSPEKKTIPMLISNLGSSYSPDYGIIMMAIVISTIPTALVFFLMQKHFVAGMTGSVK; encoded by the coding sequence ATGGATAAATGGAAACGTATCTTTATTTATATATTTCTGAGTGTCGCTGCGTTTATTTCTATATTCCCGTTTCTATGGATGATTATCAGCGCCACCAATAAGTCGGCTGATGTGACGAAGGGAAGATTACTTCCCGGAAGCCACCTTGTGGATAATATTACAAATTTATTTAGTAAGGTAGACTTTTTACCTGCTTTACTGAGTTCTGCAAAAATATCGATTACAACGACCGTATTGGCCATGTTAATCGGCTCTTTAGCCGGGTACGGCTTTGAAATTTATAGAAGTAAGGCGAAGGACGTCGTATTTAACATTCTGTTACTTTCGATGATGATTCCGTTCGCGGCTATCATGGTACCATTGTTTCAAATGTTCGGTGGTATCTCGCGCGTTATTCCATTTATCGGGCTGGATACCGTATCCGGCGTTGTGCTGCCGACATTCACCACGGCATTTCTTATTTTCTTCTTTCGTCAAAATACGAAGATGTTTCCGAAGGAACTCTTGGAGGCGGGCCGAATAGACGGGCTGAATGAATTAAGTCTGTTCTTCCGTATTTTCATGCCAACGATGAAGACGACATACGCCGCAGCGGGCATCATTACGTTCATGTCAAGCTGGAACAACTATTTATGGCCGCTTATCGTTCTTCAATCACCGGAGAAAAAAACAATACCTATGCTGATATCGAATTTGGGATCAAGCTATTCACCAGATTATGGTATTATTATGATGGCTATCGTGATTTCGACGATTCCGACTGCGCTCGTATTCTTCCTCATGCAGAAGCATTTTGTAGCAGGTATGACAGGCTCGGTGAAATAG
- a CDS encoding carbohydrate ABC transporter permease, with product MFIILAVIMIAVFYFYPMIQALILSFKSGKGMNLHFVGFDNYVRLFSDKTFITAVKNTFIYLIIQVPVMIVLAMFISVLLNDSKLKLKSFFRTAIFLPAVTSLVAYSVIFKYLFATEGLVNQLLIKIHLIAAPIQWITDPFWAKVTVIIAITWRWTGYNMIFYLSALQNIDPSIYEAAKIDGASSTRQFFGITMPLLKPIILFTSITSTIGTLQLFDEVVNITKGGPGNASMSISQYIYNLSFKYSADFGYAATVSYSIVIMIIILAFVQFKAAGDKNG from the coding sequence ATGTTTATTATCCTAGCGGTCATCATGATTGCAGTGTTCTATTTCTATCCCATGATTCAAGCTCTTATTCTATCATTTAAATCGGGTAAGGGAATGAATTTACACTTCGTCGGCTTCGATAACTACGTTCGTCTGTTTAGCGATAAAACGTTTATAACCGCGGTTAAGAACACGTTTATTTATTTGATTATCCAGGTTCCAGTAATGATCGTTCTAGCTATGTTTATCTCGGTGTTATTGAACGACAGTAAGTTGAAATTGAAAAGCTTTTTCCGTACGGCGATTTTCTTGCCGGCTGTTACCTCGCTTGTAGCGTATTCCGTTATTTTTAAATATTTGTTTGCCACCGAGGGCTTGGTTAATCAACTTCTGATCAAGATTCATCTTATTGCAGCCCCGATTCAATGGATCACGGATCCTTTCTGGGCGAAAGTGACGGTTATTATTGCAATCACATGGCGCTGGACAGGCTATAATATGATCTTCTACTTGTCCGCGCTTCAAAATATCGATCCATCGATTTACGAGGCAGCAAAAATTGATGGTGCTTCATCAACGAGACAGTTTTTTGGAATCACGATGCCTCTGCTCAAGCCCATTATTTTATTTACTTCCATTACATCGACAATTGGTACGCTGCAGTTGTTTGATGAAGTTGTTAACATTACGAAGGGCGGACCGGGGAACGCATCGATGTCCATTTCCCAGTATATTTACAATTTATCTTTTAAATATTCAGCGGATTTCGGATATGCGGCAACGGTGTCGTATTCCATCGTGATCATGATCATTATATTGGCGTTTGTTCAGTTTAAAGCAGCAGGTGATAAAAATGGATAA
- a CDS encoding ABC transporter substrate-binding protein: protein MKKVLAILLASLVLLTACASKGNNVPKTGGQTAEATPAAAKEITVWAWDKVFNIGAMERAKAAYEAKNPNSGLKFNIVENAQADIIQKLNAGLNAGTTKSLPTIVLIEDYRAQSFLQAYPDSFFDLTSVIKPTDFADYKIGPTSLNGKQYGVPFDSGVAGLYVRRDYLEQAGYKVEDLQDIDWKKMIEIGKAVKAKTGKQLLTQDPNDLGLIRMMIQSAGSWYLKEDGKTPNLAGNAALKEAAETYKEIMKADIVKATSDWSQFVGAFNSGDVATIPTGNWITASVKKEASQSGKWAVVPFPKLTNNPKSVHASNLGGSSWYVMNVDGKEAAADFLKQTFGSDVDLYQKLVTEIGAIGTLKAAASGPAYTQADEFFGGQKVIADFAKWTEQIPKVNYGMHTYAIEDILVVQMQNYLKGADIDKVLSDAQAQAETQVK from the coding sequence GTGAAAAAGGTACTCGCCATTCTATTGGCCAGCTTAGTACTATTGACGGCATGCGCGAGCAAAGGGAATAACGTGCCGAAAACGGGTGGACAAACCGCTGAAGCTACGCCTGCAGCTGCAAAGGAAATTACAGTATGGGCGTGGGATAAAGTATTTAATATTGGTGCTATGGAACGTGCTAAAGCAGCTTACGAGGCGAAAAATCCCAATTCCGGTTTGAAGTTCAACATTGTGGAAAACGCGCAAGCCGATATCATTCAGAAATTGAACGCAGGATTGAATGCAGGCACGACAAAAAGCTTGCCGACAATCGTGTTGATCGAAGATTATCGTGCACAAAGCTTCCTGCAAGCTTATCCGGATTCGTTCTTTGATTTAACAAGTGTAATTAAACCGACTGATTTCGCCGATTACAAAATCGGACCTACAAGTTTAAATGGCAAACAATACGGAGTTCCTTTCGATTCCGGCGTTGCAGGATTGTATGTAAGAAGAGATTACTTAGAGCAAGCGGGATACAAGGTTGAGGATCTGCAGGATATCGACTGGAAGAAGATGATTGAGATTGGTAAAGCAGTGAAAGCCAAAACAGGCAAACAACTGCTAACGCAAGATCCGAACGATCTTGGGCTTATTCGCATGATGATCCAGTCCGCTGGCTCGTGGTATTTAAAAGAAGATGGAAAAACGCCTAACTTGGCAGGCAACGCGGCCTTGAAGGAAGCGGCTGAAACCTATAAAGAAATCATGAAAGCGGACATTGTAAAGGCAACATCGGATTGGAGCCAATTCGTTGGCGCATTCAACAGTGGCGATGTAGCTACGATTCCAACCGGTAACTGGATTACGGCTTCGGTTAAAAAAGAAGCATCGCAGTCCGGCAAATGGGCTGTCGTACCGTTTCCTAAATTGACAAACAACCCAAAATCCGTTCATGCATCGAACCTTGGCGGCAGCTCGTGGTACGTCATGAATGTCGATGGAAAAGAAGCTGCGGCTGATTTCTTGAAACAGACATTTGGATCTGACGTTGATTTGTATCAGAAGCTTGTTACGGAGATTGGTGCAATCGGTACGTTAAAAGCCGCGGCATCGGGACCTGCCTACACACAAGCTGACGAATTCTTCGGTGGTCAAAAAGTAATTGCTGATTTCGCCAAATGGACAGAGCAAATTCCTAAAGTGAACTATGGTATGCATACGTATGCGATTGAAGATATTCTTGTCGTCCAAATGCAAAATTATTTAAAGGGTGCGGATATCGACAAAGTGTTAAGTGACGCTCAAGCTCAAGCAGAAACACAAGTTAAATAA
- a CDS encoding cache domain-containing sensor histidine kinase, which yields MRRLLDKFKYHGLFIKMFIVTVVSIISVSLFTSVVTIQMSEQLFMNTFSITNSKIISQIQANFESFNYSIVTASNNVLQNGTIKEFLTNPDMDTLSTVRSQYEASQQMKRIQSNVAAYPVTITISGMNKKSHSTDSYYWPSSLEKLRNSMLTVNTLATPKRLIYQLDKESITNTSEADPVIVASRALMERTSGNPYGVLYFAIRESDFKRFFTNFTSDGNDVIILDRSGNVVSSNRHELIGEEAPDLLGYAKEIEQKKINVKDVSVMGKNSLVLSVYLPTYDFYLVNLIDKQMVLSQMVDVKRVALICMAIVFAALLIVFMISRRLTKSLTLLAKQMSGITANNFDNYITVTGSYEIKELGHAYNYMLDELNEYIKKLIQTQKDQRNAELSALQMQINPHFLYNTLASVKILVQQGNKEKAAATINSLISLLQNTVSNISETITVEQELVNLKNYVFINHVRYGEQIKVDYFAAEDCMSYHVPKLIIQPFIENAFFHAFHERNEGYIYVLVSREANALVCEVIDNGIGMKGFDNGNNPQSSVSSSRFFSGIGIRNVHDRIALLYGEEYGVTIVSNIGEGTRVKIKLPLLDT from the coding sequence ATGAGGAGACTTCTGGACAAATTTAAATATCATGGTCTTTTTATTAAAATGTTTATCGTCACGGTGGTTAGTATTATATCCGTGTCGCTCTTCACTTCAGTTGTCACGATTCAAATGTCGGAGCAACTCTTCATGAATACGTTCAGTATTACGAACTCAAAAATCATTAGCCAGATCCAAGCGAATTTCGAATCGTTTAATTATTCTATCGTTACGGCATCGAATAATGTGCTGCAGAACGGCACGATAAAAGAGTTTCTGACGAATCCGGATATGGACACACTTTCTACGGTGCGAAGTCAGTATGAGGCTAGCCAACAGATGAAACGGATTCAGTCTAATGTAGCCGCCTACCCAGTTACAATTACGATCAGTGGCATGAATAAGAAAAGCCACTCGACGGATAGCTATTATTGGCCGAGCTCATTGGAAAAGCTGAGAAACAGCATGTTAACCGTCAATACCTTGGCCACGCCAAAGCGGCTTATCTATCAATTGGATAAAGAAAGCATAACCAATACGTCTGAAGCTGACCCGGTGATTGTCGCTTCTAGAGCACTTATGGAGAGAACGAGCGGCAATCCATATGGTGTTCTTTATTTTGCCATACGAGAAAGTGACTTTAAGCGATTCTTCACGAATTTCACCAGCGATGGCAACGACGTTATCATATTGGATCGTTCGGGCAACGTCGTATCAAGTAACCGCCATGAGTTAATTGGCGAAGAGGCACCTGATTTACTTGGCTATGCCAAAGAAATTGAACAAAAAAAAATAAATGTCAAAGATGTAAGTGTAATGGGGAAAAACAGTCTAGTGCTTTCGGTATACCTTCCTACGTATGATTTTTATCTAGTCAATCTCATTGATAAACAAATGGTGCTTAGCCAGATGGTTGATGTCAAAAGAGTTGCTCTTATCTGTATGGCTATCGTATTCGCAGCTCTGCTTATTGTATTTATGATTTCAAGACGTTTGACAAAGTCATTAACCCTCCTAGCCAAACAAATGTCGGGCATTACGGCAAATAATTTCGATAATTATATAACGGTTACTGGCAGCTATGAAATCAAGGAACTCGGACATGCCTACAATTACATGCTGGACGAGCTTAACGAATATATAAAGAAGCTGATTCAGACACAGAAGGACCAGCGCAACGCGGAGCTATCCGCTCTGCAAATGCAGATTAACCCGCATTTTCTATACAATACACTGGCATCCGTGAAAATTTTGGTCCAGCAGGGCAATAAAGAGAAAGCCGCCGCGACCATCAACTCCCTTATCTCCCTTCTCCAGAATACTGTCAGCAACATTAGTGAAACGATAACCGTGGAGCAAGAACTAGTTAATTTGAAAAATTATGTATTTATTAATCACGTGCGTTACGGTGAGCAGATCAAAGTCGATTATTTTGCAGCCGAAGATTGTATGTCCTATCATGTTCCCAAACTCATCATCCAGCCTTTTATCGAAAATGCATTTTTTCATGCCTTTCATGAAAGGAACGAAGGGTATATTTATGTCCTGGTGTCGCGCGAGGCAAATGCGCTGGTCTGCGAGGTCATCGACAACGGTATTGGAATGAAAGGCTTTGATAATGGGAATAATCCGCAGAGCTCCGTTAGCAGCAGTCGTTTTTTCTCAGGTATTGGCATTCGAAATGTACATGACCGTATAGCACTGCTTTACGGAGAGGAGTACGGCGTTACCATTGTGAGTAACATCGGCGAAGGAACGAGAGTGAAAATAAAGCTTCCGCTCCTTGATACCTAA
- a CDS encoding response regulator transcription factor, which yields MARSCRVLIVDDEILVRQGIKHLLHWEQEGFQIVGEASNGKEALEQIERMQPHIVITDIVMPVMGGAELTRVIKSRFPEIEVIILSSFGEFDYVRSTFQSGIADYILKPKLEAEQLLDILKHTARKIPSLKLEESNDDASLSIKFVIDKLISGYEVDDDLKDIHVSFPYPSYILLGADLKQLPSKSEDQHTASQWMAKMAAELDSGLEHAVYFPVPTDPNMVVVLVNMDKSEWDRFTFIVRKLAAWTRKQQPEIGWTVGEAFSDLRQLGKNFRDGFLKINAYRFFLPASNNLIVYGELPKQSEEVAKFNMTRFTEQMNRQQFEEAFQELLRYVQSASNHYQTDVFEFKSFLGNIIFNITIVLGRLELDMKNLEEAKYAYFKSIGEASHVSEAVRLLETFIQETNAVIKTKRSTGGNPNMTMLLDYIHQHYAEPLSLTEIAKHFHFNPSYLSSYFTSHNKEGFSEYLNKIRVEKAADLLKQDFASISEISGKVGYSDHSYFTKVFKKLTGISPSQYKKIHLNKKRN from the coding sequence ATGGCTCGTTCTTGTCGTGTACTTATTGTAGATGATGAAATTTTAGTCAGACAGGGTATCAAGCACTTGTTGCACTGGGAACAAGAGGGGTTTCAGATCGTAGGAGAGGCTTCGAACGGCAAAGAAGCTCTTGAACAAATAGAGCGCATGCAGCCGCATATCGTTATTACCGATATCGTGATGCCTGTGATGGGGGGAGCGGAGCTTACTCGTGTGATAAAGTCGCGGTTCCCGGAAATTGAAGTGATCATATTAAGCAGTTTCGGTGAGTTTGATTATGTTAGATCAACCTTTCAAAGCGGGATTGCTGATTATATATTAAAACCAAAGCTTGAAGCTGAGCAGCTGCTCGACATATTGAAGCATACAGCGCGCAAGATTCCCTCTTTAAAGCTGGAAGAATCGAATGACGATGCCAGCTTGTCCATCAAGTTTGTCATCGATAAGCTTATTTCCGGTTATGAGGTTGATGACGATTTGAAAGATATCCATGTTTCTTTTCCATATCCTAGTTACATCCTGCTGGGGGCTGATCTCAAGCAATTGCCGAGCAAGAGCGAGGATCAACATACCGCTTCACAATGGATGGCGAAAATGGCTGCTGAGCTTGATAGTGGCTTGGAACATGCGGTTTATTTTCCCGTACCCACAGATCCTAACATGGTTGTTGTGCTGGTAAACATGGACAAGAGCGAGTGGGATCGTTTCACGTTTATCGTTCGGAAGCTTGCCGCTTGGACAAGGAAGCAGCAGCCGGAGATTGGTTGGACGGTCGGTGAGGCATTTAGCGATTTGAGACAGCTCGGCAAGAACTTTAGGGATGGGTTCCTGAAAATAAACGCTTATCGCTTTTTTTTACCTGCTTCCAACAATTTAATTGTATATGGGGAACTGCCGAAGCAATCTGAAGAGGTTGCGAAATTTAATATGACTCGCTTTACCGAACAAATGAATCGACAACAGTTCGAAGAGGCCTTTCAGGAGTTGCTTAGGTACGTGCAATCCGCGTCAAACCATTATCAAACGGATGTGTTTGAGTTCAAGTCCTTTTTGGGGAACATCATTTTTAATATAACCATTGTGCTTGGCCGTTTGGAATTGGATATGAAGAATTTGGAAGAAGCAAAATATGCTTATTTCAAATCAATAGGCGAAGCGTCGCATGTCAGCGAAGCGGTCAGGCTTCTTGAGACATTTATTCAGGAAACAAACGCTGTTATAAAAACGAAGCGGTCAACGGGCGGAAATCCAAATATGACGATGCTTCTTGATTATATCCATCAGCATTACGCTGAGCCACTCAGCCTAACGGAAATAGCTAAGCACTTTCATTTTAATCCTTCTTATTTGTCGAGTTATTTCACATCGCATAATAAAGAAGGTTTCAGCGAATATTTGAACAAGATCAGAGTCGAGAAGGCAGCGGATCTTCTGAAGCAGGATTTCGCATCCATATCCGAAATTAGTGGAAAAGTAGGTTATTCGGACCATAGTTATTTTACAAAAGTATTCAAGAAATTAACGGGCATCTCTCCGAGCCAATACAAAAAAATTCATCTCAACAAGAAAAGGAACTAG
- a CDS encoding ArsR/SmtB family transcription factor yields MYLTTDSESLRVYEALASEVRLQIIDLLYTKEMHIKELASELYLSSAIVSSHVTKLQRAGLVSYKMKRVNGGTYKYCSLSTEYLQIKLSRSTLLKRKFVEVVMPVGHYTDFAASPTCGIATTEKMIGYYDNPTYFLDPERVHAGILWFARGFVEYKFPNYLFKDQIVQEIEISMEIGSEAPHINENWPSDIRFTINDQLLGMWTSPGDFGRMRGRLSPDWWHSDVNQYGLMKVLRITANGTFIDGQQISDVTIKDIQWDSTQWTLRISAEDTARGRGGLTLFGRGFGNYDQDIVIRSYYE; encoded by the coding sequence ATGTACTTAACAACGGATTCGGAATCGCTTCGGGTCTACGAAGCATTGGCGAGTGAGGTGCGGCTGCAGATTATTGATTTATTATATACAAAAGAGATGCATATTAAAGAATTGGCTTCTGAGCTTTATCTAAGCAGTGCAATTGTCAGTTCGCACGTTACCAAACTGCAGAGAGCAGGCCTTGTAAGCTATAAAATGAAAAGGGTTAATGGCGGGACCTATAAGTATTGTTCGTTGTCAACGGAGTACCTGCAAATAAAATTATCCCGTTCTACTTTGTTGAAGAGAAAATTCGTTGAGGTTGTTATGCCTGTCGGCCATTACACGGATTTCGCAGCTTCCCCTACGTGTGGCATTGCAACAACAGAAAAGATGATCGGTTATTACGATAATCCGACCTATTTTTTGGATCCTGAACGCGTTCATGCAGGCATTTTGTGGTTTGCCCGAGGGTTTGTAGAATATAAATTTCCGAACTATCTCTTCAAAGATCAAATCGTACAAGAAATTGAAATCTCCATGGAGATCGGTTCCGAAGCTCCCCATATTAATGAAAACTGGCCATCGGACATCCGATTTACAATCAATGATCAATTACTGGGCATGTGGACGAGTCCCGGAGATTTCGGTCGAATGAGAGGTAGATTGTCACCAGATTGGTGGCATTCTGACGTTAATCAATACGGATTAATGAAAGTACTTCGAATAACTGCAAATGGTACATTTATAGATGGTCAGCAAATTTCTGATGTCACGATTAAGGATATACAATGGGATAGCACGCAGTGGACATTGCGAATAAGTGCAGAAGACACCGCTCGAGGTCGAGGTGGATTAACCTTATTCGGCAGGGGGTTCGGCAACTACGATCAAGATATCGTGATTCGAAGTTATTACGAATGA
- a CDS encoding arabinosylfuranosidase ArfA has protein sequence MSMKSTMLIDKNFTISEVDPRLYGSFIEHLGRAVYGGIYEPNHPTADENGFRRDALDAIRALNVPIIRYPGGNFVSGYNWEDGVGPKAERKRLLELAWWTTETNEMGTNEFAEWAKLVGSEVMMAVNLGTRGVDAARNLVEYCNHPSGSYWSDLRISHGYKDPHNFKTWCLGNEMDGPWQIGAKTAVEYGRLANETAKVMRWVDPSIELVACGSSSSGMSTFADWEATVLDLTYDQVDYLSLHTYYNNNENDSSNFLAKSLDMDQFIYSVTAICDYMKAKKRSKKKLMLSLDEWNVWNSIGTSRATERWQVAPPEFEDVYTLEDALAVGCFLITLLKHADRVKMACIAQLINVIAPIMTENGGPLWLQTTYYPYLHASLYGRGTVLHPIISSPKYDSKDFTDVPYLEAISVFNEEQGEVTIFAVNRHLSEGLELTVDVRSFGEVSIIEHVVLENEDLKATNTKTKPDHVVPHKGGSAKADDGYVKADLSKASWNVIRLQIKNK, from the coding sequence ATGTCCATGAAATCGACTATGCTTATTGATAAGAATTTCACCATTTCAGAAGTAGATCCAAGGCTCTATGGGTCATTCATCGAACACCTGGGACGTGCCGTATATGGCGGAATTTATGAGCCAAACCATCCAACGGCAGATGAGAACGGCTTCCGACGCGATGCTCTTGATGCTATTCGTGCACTGAATGTTCCAATCATTCGCTATCCAGGGGGAAATTTTGTATCCGGGTATAACTGGGAGGACGGTGTCGGTCCAAAGGCCGAGCGGAAGCGTCTATTGGAACTAGCGTGGTGGACAACAGAAACCAATGAGATGGGAACCAATGAATTCGCGGAGTGGGCTAAACTAGTCGGTTCAGAAGTCATGATGGCCGTTAATCTGGGTACCCGCGGCGTTGACGCGGCTAGAAATCTCGTCGAATATTGTAACCATCCTTCTGGTTCCTACTGGAGTGATCTGCGAATCTCACATGGTTATAAAGATCCGCATAATTTCAAAACGTGGTGCCTTGGGAATGAAATGGATGGCCCTTGGCAAATCGGAGCAAAAACGGCTGTCGAATACGGCAGATTAGCGAATGAAACGGCCAAAGTGATGCGGTGGGTTGACCCATCCATAGAGCTTGTGGCGTGCGGCAGTTCATCAAGTGGAATGAGTACATTCGCTGATTGGGAGGCTACCGTGCTCGATCTTACCTACGATCAAGTGGATTATTTATCTTTGCACACCTATTACAATAATAATGAGAATGATTCCTCTAATTTCTTGGCGAAATCGTTGGATATGGATCAATTCATTTACAGTGTAACAGCTATTTGCGATTACATGAAAGCGAAGAAACGGAGCAAGAAGAAGCTCATGCTTTCATTAGATGAGTGGAATGTTTGGAATTCCATCGGAACAAGCCGTGCAACTGAACGCTGGCAGGTTGCACCGCCGGAATTCGAAGATGTTTATACGTTGGAAGACGCTCTTGCCGTAGGCTGCTTCCTGATTACACTGCTGAAACATGCGGATCGTGTTAAAATGGCGTGCATCGCCCAATTGATTAATGTGATTGCACCGATTATGACTGAAAATGGCGGCCCTCTTTGGCTGCAAACCACTTATTATCCGTACCTTCATGCTTCTTTGTATGGTAGAGGAACGGTGCTTCACCCGATTATCTCGTCACCTAAATACGATTCAAAGGATTTCACCGATGTTCCGTATCTAGAAGCAATCAGTGTTTTCAATGAAGAGCAAGGTGAAGTTACGATCTTCGCTGTAAATCGTCATTTATCAGAGGGACTCGAGCTTACCGTTGACGTCCGCAGCTTCGGCGAAGTTAGCATTATCGAGCATGTCGTGTTGGAGAATGAAGATTTAAAAGCGACCAACACAAAAACGAAGCCGGACCATGTCGTCCCTCATAAAGGCGGTAGCGCCAAAGCCGACGACGGATATGTTAAGGCTGATCTCAGCAAAGCTTCATGGAACGTTATTCGACTGCAAATAAAAAACAAATAG
- a CDS encoding Nif3-like dinuclear metal center hexameric protein, with amino-acid sequence MTITIGQVIDRLLEEAPVNEPTVDSLRVGSAQTEVTGIVVVFLATQAVIEQAAALGANLIISHEGPFYRHQEDMKGAQDDPVINEKRELLDRTGIAIYRYHDHIHRYKTDGIMMGLINALGWAPYVEEHLPAATVVQIPCMTLERTVQYLKEKLQIPFVRVVGEIEMPCTRIGLLAGYRGGAALALPLLKDYNLDLVIVGEGPEWETPEYIRDAVHQGKNKAFIALGHAESEEPGMKELAERLREQFPGLPVHFIREKPLFLIL; translated from the coding sequence ATGACGATTACAATTGGACAGGTTATTGATCGATTGTTAGAGGAGGCTCCAGTAAACGAGCCCACTGTGGATTCATTGAGAGTCGGATCGGCCCAAACGGAAGTAACGGGAATTGTCGTTGTTTTTTTGGCCACGCAGGCTGTGATTGAGCAGGCAGCGGCTTTAGGAGCCAACTTGATCATTTCACACGAAGGGCCGTTTTACCGCCATCAGGAGGATATGAAGGGGGCGCAGGATGATCCGGTTATCAACGAAAAGCGCGAATTGCTTGATCGTACTGGAATCGCCATTTATCGTTATCACGATCATATTCACCGTTACAAAACGGATGGTATTATGATGGGGTTAATAAACGCACTGGGCTGGGCGCCCTACGTTGAAGAGCATCTGCCCGCTGCAACAGTTGTGCAAATTCCTTGCATGACCCTTGAACGAACGGTGCAATATTTGAAGGAAAAGCTTCAAATACCATTCGTACGCGTAGTGGGGGAAATAGAGATGCCTTGCACCCGCATTGGACTATTGGCAGGCTACAGAGGGGGGGCAGCCTTGGCGCTCCCTTTGCTGAAAGATTACAATCTCGACTTGGTTATCGTCGGAGAAGGACCTGAATGGGAAACGCCGGAATATATTCGCGACGCCGTTCATCAAGGCAAGAACAAGGCATTCATCGCATTGGGTCACGCGGAAAGCGAAGAGCCGGGCATGAAGGAATTGGCGGAACGACTGCGGGAACAGTTCCCCGGACTTCCCGTTCATTTTATAAGGGAAAAGCCTTTATTTCTTATTCTGTAA